In Pelagicoccus albus, the genomic window GTCAGCGCGGAGCGCTGGCCGGAGTTGTATGGGCTGACTGGTTAGAATTCATTTTTGCATCTTCGGAGTTGAAGCGTACTGCGTAATGATTGCACAGGTCGATGACATGCTCGTAGACCTCCGCTTTTTTCAACTCTTCGATTCTGAAGTATAGGTTTGGAGTCGCTTCGCACGAGATTCGAAGCCAACCGTCTTTTTCTTCCCAAACCGACGCCATCGCCCAATCCACTCGGATATCGAGTTTATCGCAGCTGATCCGAAGATCTCTATCGTTCACTTCATAGGTCACTTCGCCTTGGAGAAACTTCGAATTTGTAAACCAACGATTGAAAGTTCCTGCGCTCTTCTTTCCTAGAAAGAAAGCTAGACCAACGAGAAGTAGGATCGCTACTCCGATTACTATCGTGTACGGAGAAAGCAGGCAGACTAC contains:
- a CDS encoding DUF308 domain-containing protein encodes the protein MTPKFRYTHSHTFTREEYVYLTGLFSRKSKPLRLTLAILIGVVCLLSPYTIVIGVAILLLVGLAFFLGKKSAGTFNRWFTNSKFLQGEVTYEVNDRDLRISCDKLDIRVDWAMASVWEEKDGWLRISCEATPNLYFRIEELKKAEVYEHVIDLCNHYAVRFNSEDAKMNSNQSAHTTPASAPR